Proteins encoded by one window of Cylindrospermum stagnale PCC 7417:
- the cobO gene encoding cob(I)yrinic acid a,c-diamide adenosyltransferase produces MKSDTPEELNSDKEITRLIDEVMSSSSLNDDQYRKKMQRRKEVQDQRIAQAVPEKGLIIVNTGNGKGKTTAALGMVLRSLGHGYKVAIVQYIKGGWEPSEKRVFDHWQDQLEFHAMGEGFTWETQDRDRDLDKASAAWDKSLEYIRNPDFKLVLLDEINIALKMGYLQVEQVLAGLAQKPPDKHVILTGRGAPPALIERADLVTEMTLVKHPFRDQGVKAQPGIEY; encoded by the coding sequence ATGAAAAGCGATACACCAGAAGAATTAAATTCAGATAAAGAAATTACACGCTTGATTGACGAGGTAATGTCCTCATCATCTCTCAATGATGACCAGTACCGCAAAAAGATGCAGCGCCGCAAGGAAGTGCAGGATCAGCGCATAGCTCAAGCTGTACCAGAAAAAGGGTTAATTATTGTCAATACTGGTAACGGTAAGGGGAAAACGACTGCGGCTTTGGGGATGGTGTTGCGATCGCTTGGTCATGGTTACAAAGTAGCGATCGTTCAATACATCAAAGGTGGCTGGGAACCTTCAGAGAAGCGGGTTTTCGACCATTGGCAAGACCAGTTAGAGTTCCACGCGATGGGTGAAGGCTTCACCTGGGAAACCCAAGATCGCGATCGCGATCTCGACAAAGCCAGCGCCGCTTGGGACAAATCCTTAGAATACATCCGCAACCCAGACTTCAAACTGGTGCTGTTAGATGAAATCAATATTGCTCTCAAAATGGGTTATTTACAAGTTGAGCAAGTTTTAGCAGGTCTAGCACAAAAACCACCAGATAAACACGTTATTCTCACCGGTAGAGGCGCACCACCAGCTTTAATTGAGCGAGCAGACCTAGTAACAGAAATGACCCTGGTTAAGCATCCTTTCCGCGATCAAGGCGTGAAAGCACAACCGGGAATTGAGTATTAA
- a CDS encoding O-acetyl-ADP-ribose deacetylase, whose protein sequence is MIEIIEGDITQLAVDAIVNAANEELMTGGGVCGAIHRAAGPGLWEECRQIRGCEPGAAKITKGYNLPAKWVIHTVGPVWSGGNYDEDEVLASCYRHSLALANEYQIKTIAFPAISTGAYGFPMVRASKIAVTEVNKFLHSHNLPEQVIFVCFGKSAYDSYLDVMKESAEI, encoded by the coding sequence ATGATTGAAATTATCGAAGGTGATATTACGCAGCTAGCAGTAGATGCGATCGTCAATGCAGCGAATGAAGAACTGATGACTGGTGGGGGTGTGTGCGGTGCAATTCACCGTGCCGCTGGGCCAGGTCTTTGGGAAGAATGTCGGCAGATTAGAGGCTGTGAACCTGGTGCAGCCAAGATTACCAAAGGCTATAACCTGCCTGCTAAATGGGTAATTCACACCGTTGGCCCAGTGTGGTCAGGTGGAAATTACGACGAAGATGAGGTGTTAGCCAGTTGTTACCGTCATAGTTTGGCTTTAGCAAACGAATACCAAATTAAAACTATTGCTTTCCCAGCCATTAGCACAGGCGCTTATGGTTTTCCGATGGTACGCGCTAGCAAAATTGCAGTCACTGAAGTTAACAAGTTTTTACACAGCCATAACTTACCAGAACAAGTTATTTTCGTTTGTTTTGGAAAAAGTGCCTATGATTCATACTTAGATGTTATGAAAGAATCGGCTGAAATCTAG
- a CDS encoding homospermidine biosynthesis protein: MSKQQGQKITPTPMPTDIGVVDLIDNYFTAYNSARLREICKLLSQEMLTEGVTVGVSLSGALTPAGFGVSALAPLIRNGFIDWMISTGANLYHDMHFGLGFELFTGNPFLDDVKLRQEGTIRIYDIIFSYEVLLETDAFIRKILQGEAFQKRMGTAEFHYLLGKYVREVEKQLGVQHSCLLATAYEYGVPIYTSSPGDSSIGMNVAALALEGSQLVIDPSIDVNETAAIAYGARESEGKSAAVIIGGGSPKNFLLQTQPQIHEVLGLEERGHDYFIQFTDARPDTGGLSGATPAEAVSWGKIDPLELPNTIVCYTDSTIALPLVTAYVMNQCQPRPLKRLYDQREALYDKLQKDYLAAKDKPSVADGKSEEVATYPCGTPVKR; the protein is encoded by the coding sequence ATGTCAAAACAGCAGGGTCAAAAAATCACACCCACACCTATGCCAACCGATATCGGGGTGGTTGATTTAATTGATAATTACTTCACCGCTTACAACTCGGCGCGGCTGCGGGAAATCTGTAAACTGCTGAGTCAGGAAATGCTAACAGAAGGTGTCACTGTGGGAGTTAGTCTTTCCGGTGCTTTGACACCAGCAGGATTTGGGGTTTCTGCCCTTGCGCCCTTAATTCGCAACGGCTTTATTGATTGGATGATTAGTACTGGTGCAAATCTTTATCATGATATGCACTTTGGGTTGGGTTTTGAACTCTTTACTGGTAATCCATTTTTGGATGATGTGAAACTGCGCCAAGAAGGCACCATCCGGATTTATGACATTATCTTTAGCTACGAAGTGCTGTTGGAAACCGATGCTTTCATCCGCAAAATTCTTCAAGGGGAAGCATTTCAGAAGCGGATGGGAACCGCTGAGTTTCACTATCTGCTGGGTAAGTATGTGCGGGAAGTAGAAAAGCAATTGGGGGTGCAACATTCTTGTTTACTAGCCACAGCTTACGAGTATGGCGTACCGATTTACACTTCTTCTCCAGGAGATAGTTCGATTGGGATGAACGTGGCTGCATTGGCGTTGGAAGGTTCCCAGTTGGTGATAGATCCGTCAATTGATGTGAATGAAACAGCTGCGATCGCCTACGGTGCGCGAGAATCTGAAGGTAAAAGCGCAGCAGTCATTATTGGTGGTGGCAGTCCCAAAAACTTTTTGCTACAAACGCAACCGCAAATTCACGAGGTGCTGGGGCTAGAAGAACGGGGACACGATTACTTTATCCAGTTTACTGATGCGCGTCCTGATACCGGCGGTTTATCAGGGGCAACTCCTGCGGAAGCTGTCAGTTGGGGTAAAATTGATCCACTGGAGTTACCCAACACGATTGTTTGTTACACCGATAGCACAATCGCTTTACCACTGGTGACAGCTTACGTGATGAATCAGTGTCAGCCTCGTCCCCTAAAGCGGCTGTACGACCAGCGAGAAGCATTGTATGACAAACTACAAAAAGATTATCTAGCGGCTAAAGACAAGCCATCTGTAGCTGATGGTAAATCAGAGGAAGTAGCGACTTATCCCTGCGGTACACCTGTTAAGAGGTAA